The Phormidium sp. PBR-2020 DNA segment GCGGTGGCAAATTCCGACGCTATCGCCAAAACCCGATGTTGATCGACTATCTACTGGTGAGTTCTACTGGCGTTGAAATTGACTTGTATCACAAAAATAATGCAGGGGACTGGTTGATTTTCAATTACAAAGCGGGTGATACAATTGAACTTCAAAGCATTGACCTGCGCTTCCCGATTGAGCAAGTTTATCGCCGTCTCAATCTCAGTCTTGATCGGGAAAACTAATGGATGCATCTCAATCAGAACTATCTCAAATCAACAGCTTAGATCATGAGATGCACCCAACAGAGTTCCTAGTTTTTCTTCAACCAGGAGAACATCGCCCGCAAGTCTTTCCCGACTTCCTCAATGGGATGTTCCGCTTCCTGACGACGCATGGCCGTGAATCCCGGTTTACCCGATTGATTTTCCAAGACAAATTCCCGCGCAAATTGTCCCGATTGGATTTCGCTGAGAATCTCTTTCATGGCGGCTTTGGTTTCAGGGGTCACCACCCGAGGTCCACGGGTATAGTCGCCATACTCGGCAGTATTGGAGATGCTGTCGCGCATGGTCGCTAAACCACCTTCAACCACTAAGTCCACAATCAGTTTCACTTCGTGGAGACATTCAAAATAGGCGAGTTCCGGTTGATACCCCGCTTCAATTAGGGTTTCAAACCCAGCTTTGATGAGCGCACTTAAGCCACCACATAAAACTGCTTGCTCGCCAAATAAATCGGTTTCGGTTTCTTCCCGGAAACTGGTTTCTAAGATACCAGCGCGGGTTCCCCCAATACCTTTGGCATAGGCCATAGCCCGATCGCGGGCCTGTCCAGACGCATCTTGATACACGGCAAATAGACAGGGAACGCCTTCCCCTTGTTCATAGGTCCGACGCACCAAATGACCGGGGCCTTTAGGGGCAATCATGACCACATCCACGTTTTCGGGGGGGACTACTTGCCCAAAATGAATGTTAAATCCATGGGCGAAGGCCAAAACATCTCCCTCTTTTAGGTTGGGTTCGATTTCTTGTTTGTAAACCGTCTTCTGCACCTCGTCGGGGAGCAGAATCATGATTAAATCGGCTTTTTCGGCGGCTTCAGCCACAGGATACACCGTTAGTCCGGCATCTTTGGCTTTGGGGGCAGATTTACTGCCGGGATAGAGGCCAACGATGACATTGACGCCACTATCTTTTAAATTAAGGGCATGGGCGTGTCCTTGGGAACCATAGCCGATAATGGCAACGGTTTTATCGGCGAGTCTGTCCAGATTCGCATCTTGGTCGTAGTACATGCGAGCCATATGCACGTCTCCTTGAAAAATTCGGTGAATCGGCTGACTATCACAGGAATGCTGCCGCTGTGGTGA contains these protein-coding regions:
- the ilvC gene encoding ketol-acid reductoisomerase, whose product is MARMYYDQDANLDRLADKTVAIIGYGSQGHAHALNLKDSGVNVIVGLYPGSKSAPKAKDAGLTVYPVAEAAEKADLIMILLPDEVQKTVYKQEIEPNLKEGDVLAFAHGFNIHFGQVVPPENVDVVMIAPKGPGHLVRRTYEQGEGVPCLFAVYQDASGQARDRAMAYAKGIGGTRAGILETSFREETETDLFGEQAVLCGGLSALIKAGFETLIEAGYQPELAYFECLHEVKLIVDLVVEGGLATMRDSISNTAEYGDYTRGPRVVTPETKAAMKEILSEIQSGQFAREFVLENQSGKPGFTAMRRQEAEHPIEEVGKDLRAMFSWLKKN